In Candidatus Omnitrophota bacterium, the genomic window ATCCCAGTCCAGGAAATAACCACCCACTTTCCTGGGGTTCATAAAGCCGTAGGTGGGGAGTACCGCGCACACCCGATCCTCCGCGACCTGGCCAGACTTGAGCGTGTCTGCGAAGTCGGCCATACGGTCAGCGTTGCCTCCAGGCGTTCAGCGCGCGCCAGACCGGACGCGGCCACCAGATCCAGCGGCGGCGCATCCGCGCGTGGCCGGCGAGCGCCTCCGCTTCCGTCGCGTAGCGCATCATGTCCATGTCCCTGAAGCTCTTGCCTGGAAAGACCATTGTCTCGAAAATCAGCGGTCGGCCGTGACCGTATCCGTGGTCAATGCCTAGCCAGACGGTGCTGACGCGCAGTCCGTTCCACAGGCGTTCCTGCTTCACGATTTTGTAGTCCTTGTCCTCCATCCGCCGCGCGAATACCTCCGTGCTGATGGGGGCGCCCGACCTGTTGTAAACTTTCATGCGGTAATTTTTCATTTGAATGTCACCTCCAATTCCGGTTCGAACTCGTCGATGGCGCGCTTGATGTCCGAAGTGAAAGCGCCGACCCACAGACACAGGGCGAACGGGAGCAAGTCCCACCAACCGTGTAACACTGCAAGCAGGATGCCGGCGAAATAACCGACGAGGAACACTACGACGGGCGCGTACCGCAACCGGATGTAGACCGGCAGGAGCAACAGCTTGATAGTCATACGGGCTTGCATTTCTTACAGGTCGGGAACTCCTCGTGCTTCCAGCCGGAACAGCGCGGACAGACGCGGCCCAGCTTCTCCATCGCCGATCGGTGGCAGTCATAGCAGTTTTGAAACTGCGGCTTCTTGTGGCCTCCACACGCGCAGAGATTGTCGTCTTTCATAGGCGGATTTTTAAGATGTCGTTCGCGTAATTTTCTTCCATCTCCCGCGCCGCCGCCCTCTCCTTCATGCGCCAACGGTTCCATTCCTCCGGCGTAGCGGGAAGGATGAGGGCGCGTTGGCAGGTCAGCGCATAGCCGAGATATTTTCCTGCGGCCGCGCGGTTCTTTTTGAAGAAGGAGAAGATGTTCATATCAGTCCTTCGCGCCCGCCGATGCGCGGATGAAGCCGTACCAGAACGCGGCCATCATGTTCGCGCCGCCGTCTTCGAAGTCTGTGACGACCTGCATGCGCGCGCGGTCGATGTTCCAGCCCTCCGCGTCCGGCTTGACCGGAACCTGCAGGAACGCCTCGCACCCGTCTAGGGAGACGCTGGCCAGCATCAGCACCTCGCAGCGATCGGGATGCTCTGACGGCACAATTCCTTCCACGTCCGCGTTCTTTTTGACCTTGACCATATAGGCGATTGTTGCCAGCGTCGCCAACAGCGGCTGTTCCCCGTTCGCGGCGGCTTGCCGGCCGAGGCGCTCCAGCGTCTGTTCGCGTTCCTCCGTCGTGTCCCAGCCGTTGAAGATGACCAGCGGATGTTGCGTACCATTCCGATTGTTCAGGATGAGCACCGGCGGCGGGTCATTCTGTTTGCCGATCCATGGGGCGGCGTACAAATCCAGGAGGCCGAGCAGGTGTTCCTTTGTCGCTTCTTCGTCAGGTGTGCGTTCGCCCGCCCCCTCCCGCATGGCGCGGAGCATCAGCTGGTATTTCATCATACGGATTTTTCAGTGCGCTTCATGTGTGCCAACTTAAGGCCGCACAAGAACGAGGCGACGACGCTCTCGCTTCCCTCCGGGGCGTTCTTGTCCATCGCCAGCCTGAACGCGGCGTCATAGACCGCGCCGACGGGATATTCGCCCTCGTCGCTTTCGACCTTCGTGAGCAGGTGCATCGCCAGCATTGAAAACAAGGGACGCAGTTTTTCCACCCTTGCCGCTTCTTCTCCTTCAAGCGTTGCGGCAATATGCTCGACGGCCTGGAAAAAGTCGGCCGTGATGAACTTCGGTTCTTCCATAATTCTATGCGCTCTCGGCGCAGGATTTACATTTTATATACTCCGCGTTCTTCGTGCCGCCGCACGCGCACAGCCGCCCTTCGGAGGCCAGCTCGTCGCGGTAACAGCGCGGACAGATCGGGTGGCCGGCCTCCTTGTGCGCCCCGCACGCGCAACGGCGGTTTCCTTCCGTCGCCATACTACCGCGCGTACCGGCCCTGCTCCCACGGCTTCGCGGGGTTCGGGTCGTCCGGCAGGACCGTGCCGCCGAACGCCTCCGCGACCGCTTCCGCCGTATCCTCGGCCTGAGGCATGACCGCCGCCGTTTCCCGCGCCTTCTTTTCCGTGATCTGCTTGCCCATCTGGTCGATGACCTTGCCGGCCTGGGCCGCCGTCAGCTCCGCCAGCTGGACGCCGAAGGTCTTTTTGCACCATTCCTCGACCGTCTTCGGTTCCGCGCCGGCCTCCACGATGAGGGCGTTGACGGCCTTTTGCTGTGCCACGGTCATCTTCGGCGGTTCCTGGGGCTTCGCCTGGGGCGCTGTGGAGGCGCCCAAGGGCTTTTTCGGCGCTACGGGGGGCTTGGGCCGTTCTGGGGGCTTCGGCGCGCTCTCCGGCTCGTTGGCGTCCGTATCCTCGTCGCCGGTGATGATGCCGAAGGCGTTGCAGAAGGCATAGCGTTTGGCGAAGGTGAGCGCGGCGCCGACCTTCTGCGGGCCGGACATGAACGCCTCCTTGTCGATCGGGACGCGGAAGGTGGACTGCTCGCTGTGGCCCAGCTCGTGCTTGACCGTGCAGATGGCCTTCACCTCGCCGGCGACCTCGGATTGCTCCGTCGTGACGGCGTAGGAAAAACCTTGCCGACTGATGAGCGCCTTTGTCTGGTCGATGATGGCGTCGATGGGCGCGTAGCTGTAGCGGGCCTTGCCGAACTTGTCCTTGACGACCTTCGTCTTGCGGATGGTCGGCATCTCCCCCTGGAGGCGGGACATCGCGGCGTCGTAGGCCTCCTTGCCGGCCTCGGCGCGAAGCTCGCGGCGCATAGCAAGGAACTTCTCAATAGTCTCGACGGGCAGACCCTTCTCGATGGCCTGGCCGATGAAGGCCTCGATGGGGAGCGGGGCGAGGCGCGCCGGCGCTTCCATGATTTCTGATTTAGTAACGGGGGCTTTCTGACTTTTCATAGGGAACCGTTAGGGGATTATACGCTCCATTATATGCCACCTTGCGGGGTGCGGCAATGGCCTAGGCGATCGGGCATCCGGCGGCGCGCAGGGCCTCCAATCCGCCCTCGTCGTCGTCCACTTTGAAGGCGGCGATGATGAAGCTGGCCGAGCCGATGGTCAGGTTCCGCTCGCACCACGTCTCGAAGTTGGCGAGCCGGTAATCCGCCTCCTCGTGCGGACCCTCGTGCCGCCACGCCTCCGGCAGGTAATCGTCGCAGACGCGCATCCGCATGGCCAGATAATTGACCTGTTTGCTCGTCGGCGGCTCGTGCAGGGATTTGCTGGGCATACTAGGCGCTGGGCGGTTCCTCGACCTTGTTCGGGACGTACCGGAAGCCGGAAGTTTCCTCCGCGACCGCCGCGCCGGTATCGCGCTCGTGCTTGCGCTTCGTGGCCAGGTCCTTTTCCAGGTCCACGATGACGGGCGAGTACGACCACTTCGCCGTCTTCGTCACGATGAACGCGCCGCGCTTGCCGGGGAGCTTCTTCATGCCGGACGCCTCGACCGCCGCACAGACCTGCGGCTTGAGACTTTCCTTCACGCGCTCCAGCTCCTCGATGGCGTTGCACACGAACTCGTACTGCGTCAGGGCTTCGGACATAGGGCTATTGGGTTACTTTTATAATGTTTCCTTCACGGAAGGATGACGGATCGGCAGGGTCGCAATCCTCCATATCCTCGGAGGCGCGGCGCTTCGCCTCGCGGTAGGCGTCGTCCTCGTTCTCGGCGTACAGCTCGTAGTCCCAAGGGAGCAGGACGCGGACTTGGTAGCGTGGCATAGGGTTATTCTTCGGTATATCCGTCGAACCATTCCGTGGAGCATCCGTTGCGACCCTTCGGATGTGTTGAGCTGGAAGTCGCGGGGTCGGAGCAGTGCTTCTGCGCGGCCCGGAGGTCCATTCCCGTTTTTTGAACCCGCGCCGTCCGGCCGTCGAAATAAAATCGGACGATTTAATACGATTTCATATTCGTTCTCGATTGAATTAGGGGCGAGGCGCGCCAGGAACGGTTCGACTTCCTCGCTCCGTAGCGTGATGGCGCCAGGGTTCGTGACCAGCCCGCCGTTCACCCATACGGAAAGCGTGGTGTGAGCGGGGTTGCGCGTCACGATGCGGACGTGGATGCGGATGTTGCCCTGTTTCACAGCCTCGCCCGCCGCGAAGCCGGCGGCGTAACCGGTGTCGTAGGCGGAGGAGCATTGCTCCTCGACCATGCCGCCGAACTCCTCCAGGATTTTCTTCCGCTCGTCCTGCATATCCTGCATATCAGCGGTTCTTCAGACGGCCGGTCGCGCGCCATTCGCTCAGCGTTTTGTAACCGCAGTGCAGATCGCGCTCGATGCCGAGGCCGAGATGTCCCTTGCATTCCTCAAGCTCGTCGAGCAAAAAATATCCCCACTCCTGCTCGAACCCGTCCACGAGGCCGAAGAACGTCCGCGTCTCCGGTTCGTATTCTGTGGCGTACCAGGTCCAGCTCCCCGTCGGGTCGAAGAACTTGGCCACGATGAGCGGATCCGCGTTGCCTTCCTGCCGACCAACGTCAGCGAACTTCTTTTCCAGCTCCTTGGTCATCAACTGCATATTTATCGCGTTGAAAAATGAAGGTCGGCGAGGAAGCGGTTCACCTCCTGCCAGAGGATTTCCGTATTGTTGATTGCCTCCAGGCACTCGCGTTGAGCGGGAGATAGGTCGTCCCAGCAGAACACGCCGTCTCGGCGTACCAGGCTGTCAGATGTTTCTTTTGTCCGGCTGTGAGTTTGCGCATAGTTACGGCGTAGGATTTAGACCGGTGAACAGGGCGAGCGCGATGAGGAACGCGAACAGGGCGGCGGAGCGGACGCGCCCGACCGCGCGCCGGCGCTCCTCGTCCTTCCAGGTGATTTGCTTCATACGGTAGAAAAACAAAAACCGCGCGGGACTTATTCGTCCCGACGCGGCCCGCCGTAGCGGTTCGAAATAATGCGGCGCGCGATCTCGATGCCGATGCCGGCCTCGATGCGGATGAGATACAGGTTGCGGCGCGTCTTCGCGCCCTTGTCCTTCATGGACTGGTCCTCCATGGCAATGCGCGCTTCCATCTCATCCTGGAAGGTCGCAAGCTCGACGCGGTTTTGATCACGAAGCAGGAACGATGGCATATATTTCAGACTTTCTTTTGCGGCTTAGGCGCGGTGCAGGTCAATGACTTCCTTCGCGAGCTTGAGGTCGCTACGGATATCCCGCATCCCCTGGAAGGACTTGATGAGCTTATCCATGACGTCGCGGGGATACTCGCCGAAGGCGATGTCCTCAAGCTCGTCGATGGCGCGGGAGAGCTGGGCAATGGCGTTGATTACCTTGGTATCGTCGTTCTTCATATTTCAGACTTTTAGTGAGCAAGGATTGGCCCAGGCCGATCTGCGTTTTGGAGCCGTTGCGGAACGGACGTTCTCCCGAAGGAAGCTTCCGTTTGCCCATAGCCGGCACTTTCAACGATCGTACCCGAACCAATCCCTGCCCGCCCTTGCATCCTATCATGTTTCCGGCAACTTGTCAATGCCTGACCCTAGTTTTCCGCTAAAGCTAGCATAATTTCCCCGTTTCGGCGGCTCACTCCCGCGCGCGCCGGCGCGCCTCGCGGATCTCCGCCCCCCTGCGGCCCCATTCCTGGCGCTGGGCTTTTGTCGTTGCCTTTGTTCGCGCCCGCCCGCCCATGCGGGAAAGCTCCACGGCCGTCAATTCAGTCTTTTTCATACCATCCCATCCTATCATGTTTCCGGCTACATGGCAATGGGGCGGGGATCGGCGGGCGGGGATAGCTTGTGGATACCCGCCCATGGCATAATCCTCCCAATCAGGCATAATTGAAAAACCCTCCGGTGAGGGGGGTTTTCAATGGAAGCTCAGAAGGTCGGCACTTTTGCTAGCCCACGCTTTTGGTGTGTTTTCACAGCGTACCACAGGCTCCAAAACAGCGCAACCCTGTTTATAGGGATCTCCCGCCGTGTCCATGCGCGCCGCGTCCGCGCGCCGCCGACCGCAAGCACGGCGGCCACAGCGGGAGATCCCTGCCAACAGGCGGGCGTCAGCGAAGGCCTTCCGTAGGTCACCTGGGACGTAAAATTGCAGGCAATCGACTACGGACGATACCCAGCCGGAGAGGATGTTCCGGCGAGGTTCGACAGACAATGGCGGCGAGGGCGATTGCAACGCCCGAACCAACAAACAAACTGCCAACCAATCCGCTCACCATTGCGGGGCCAGTTTCAGCTACCCTTTTTATCTCGGCTGTCTGACAGCGAAGACAACTCAGCGTGAGGATTGACAGCAGGGGTTCAAAAAAAGAATGTATTACCTGACAGGAAACTTGATACAATGCCTACATGAGCATCTTCGAAGACAAGACGCCGGAACAACTCGACGCCCTCGCCGAGGATTTGATCTTCATGCAACGGGAGTTCGGCAAGCTGGGCTTCTTCGCCTATCCCGCCTTCGGAACCCTGCTTGGCATCGTACGGGGCGGCGATTTCATCAAGGGCGACACGGACATCGACATAGCCTGGCATTCGCCAGCGACTACGCGCGCCGGCGTCGGGCGCGAGACGCTCATCAACTTCCACGCGGCGCGGCGCAGGAAGATCCTGGCCTTCGTCCACAACTATGCCGGCACAATGAAGGTCGAACGGCGCTCCGGGGAGCAGGTCACCTACGGGGATTGGGAAATTCCAAAGAGGGAAACGCACTCAGAGTTCAGGAGCAAGGAGATGAAGTGGGGAAGCTACCTCATCAAATGAATATGAAGCCGAAGCTGATACTCAATGCTGGAATTTACGACCTCTGCCACAAAGGCCACATCAAATTATTGCGGGCGATGGATGCGATGCGGAAGAAAGGCGGGGACGGCGGCAAGCTCGTCATCGTCCTTCACGACGATGAGAGCGCATTCAAAATCAAAGATAAGGTTCCAATCCAGGACCAGTATCAACGCCTGCGGAACCTGCGCCTTGTCATCGCGCCGCATGAAATCGTCTTTTGCTCATCTACCGACCCTGGAAAACAGTTCGAAGCGATTTACGCTTGGCACAACGAGACGCACGACATCACCTATGTACGCGGCGACGACCTGACTGAGAGCTTCCCCGGAAGCAAGACACTCGACCGCCTCTGCATCCCGATTTGCTATTTACCGTATACGAAAGGCGTGTCCAGCACCTACCTCCGCGAGCAATTGGAAAACCTATGACGCTCGTCCTGCTCCTCGCGCTTCACCACCTCGCCGACGTGGCGTTCCAACCGAGCCGGCTCATCACGGCCAAGAAGAAGCACCTCTGGGCGCATTACGAACACGCCTTTTTGTGGGCGGCGACCGTCGCGCTCGGCCTCATCCTGACGGGCCGGTACGATCCGTGGGAGTTCGCCTTCCTGCTCGTCGGGCATCTCTGCATCGACAATTTCTTTTACCGCGTCCTTCCGGCCCTCAAGGGATGCGAGAAGAAGTACGGCTGGGTCTACGCGGACCAAGCCCTCCACTACCTCCAAATCCTAATCGTCTGGCTGTGACCTCCGGCGCTTCCAGTAGCACAAATCGCAAATCCCTTCCGCCTTATGGGGTCGGTCCTTGGTCTTGCACAGGCGGCAACGCGCCTTCACCTTCCGCGTGAGATAGAATTTCCATTCCATAATCTCCCATGGTACACTTCCGACGGTGCGCTAGCAATAACGGCCTATGCCAATCCTGAACTACACGACGAAAGTCGCGGTGAGCAAGACGGTCGCGGAAATCCAAGGATGCCTCGTCGCGCACGGTGCTACGGCCGTCCTGTGCGAGTACGGCGACGCCGGCGAAATCATCGCTCTGTCGTTCAAAATCCGCGTCGGGGAGCAGGACATCAGTTTCCGCCTCCCGAACGATTGGCGACCCGTCGCGGCGATACTGGAGCAAAACAAGAAGGTTCCTAGGTATCTGTGCAACCAGGAACAGGCACTCCGCGTCTCCTGGCGCATCATCAAGGATTGGGTCGAGGCGCAGATGGCGCTGGTCGCGGTAAGGATGGTGAAGACGGAACAGGTATTCCTGCCGTACGTCATCACCGGAGACGGTCAGACGCTTTACGAGCGGTTCGAGAAATCCCCGCAGTTACTGCTGGGAAAATGACGGCCTATGACACACGAAGAAAGACTGCGCCTCGTGAACGACCTGCTCAACGGCGATACTGCCTTCGATGCGGACTGCGTAGAGCTTGATCTCATCCACGGGAAGCCCGTCACGAAGCGCGAGAAGGCGTTCGCCGATCTCATCATGCGCCTCTACAAGCTCGTCCATCCGGCGTTCAGCTCCTGCGGACATCCCAACTGGGAGGCGGATAACGCGAATTTGAAAATCAACAGATATGAGTAGGTTTGATAGATTTGTATAGGTTTCGCCGCTTCCCGCCAGCGTCCGTTTATAAGAACCAGCACGGACGCTGGCGGGAGGTGGACGATGCCGCTCGACGAAGACGAAGCCGAACACGCCGCGACGTGCGATTACGACCCTAGCGTCTGCCCGGACTGCATACGCATCTCGGCCAAGCTCGCGCGGACGGGCGAAAGCATCCGCGATTTCGACCAGTCCCAGGAGGACGATCCATCGGACGAAGCCGATTGACGCCCTGCTCGGCGCGCTCATCCTGCTCATTTTCCTGTGGTGGCTGGACGACTAAGGGGGCATCCGTACTCGGCTCTGCCCCATTTCCTTACTATGACGACCCTCAACCTGCTCGGCTTCTAC contains:
- a CDS encoding ERF family protein encodes the protein MKSQKAPVTKSEIMEAPARLAPLPIEAFIGQAIEKGLPVETIEKFLAMRRELRAEAGKEAYDAAMSRLQGEMPTIRKTKVVKDKFGKARYSYAPIDAIIDQTKALISRQGFSYAVTTEQSEVAGEVKAICTVKHELGHSEQSTFRVPIDKEAFMSGPQKVGAALTFAKRYAFCNAFGIITGDEDTDANEPESAPKPPERPKPPVAPKKPLGASTAPQAKPQEPPKMTVAQQKAVNALIVEAGAEPKTVEEWCKKTFGVQLAELTAAQAGKVIDQMGKQITEKKARETAAVMPQAEDTAEAVAEAFGGTVLPDDPNPAKPWEQGRYAR
- a CDS encoding DUF2958 domain-containing protein yields the protein MQLMTKELEKKFADVGRQEGNADPLIVAKFFDPTGSWTWYATEYEPETRTFFGLVDGFEQEWGYFLLDELEECKGHLGLGIERDLHCGYKTLSEWRATGRLKNR
- a CDS encoding DUF3307 domain-containing protein; its protein translation is MTLVLLLALHHLADVAFQPSRLITAKKKHLWAHYEHAFLWAATVALGLILTGRYDPWEFAFLLVGHLCIDNFFYRVLPALKGCEKKYGWVYADQALHYLQILIVWL